In the genome of Saccharomonospora viridis DSM 43017, one region contains:
- a CDS encoding alpha/beta fold hydrolase, with amino-acid sequence MPTAARPPDRTHPAARTVTALVSTVLLTIGIAACSTPTVDDIPPHAVATHDDPAFRDVFRHGFADVDGVRMHYVAGGSGSPVVLIHGWPQTWYGWWPIMPALAEHHTVYAVDLPGLGDSTGRPTGYDKATLARYVHTLIADRLGVRDATVVGHDFGAAVAFQYASQFPDDTVRLGYFDLPLPGPAIDATTYRTLSWHIAFHSQHRLPEAVVSDDVRDYLALFYPQVSFGGTAFGGESDRSPFTDAEIDEYARTYSRPEVLSGGFELYRALDKDVDDTIAAAPVRVPTLLLTAQGQLDAVQATVAPRMTNIVRAVDVPRAGHWLVEENPEFVTTELLRFLEG; translated from the coding sequence ATGCCCACCGCAGCCCGACCCCCGGACCGCACTCATCCGGCCGCGCGCACCGTGACGGCCCTGGTGTCCACCGTCCTGCTCACGATCGGCATCGCGGCCTGCTCCACGCCGACCGTCGACGACATCCCCCCTCATGCCGTGGCCACCCACGACGACCCGGCTTTCCGGGACGTCTTCCGGCACGGATTCGCCGACGTCGACGGTGTTCGCATGCACTACGTCGCCGGTGGCAGCGGCAGCCCGGTGGTGTTGATACACGGCTGGCCCCAGACCTGGTACGGCTGGTGGCCGATCATGCCGGCACTCGCCGAACACCACACCGTCTACGCGGTCGACCTGCCCGGCCTGGGGGACAGCACCGGTCGGCCGACCGGCTACGACAAGGCCACCCTGGCCCGGTACGTGCACACCCTGATCGCCGACCGGCTCGGCGTCCGGGACGCCACCGTCGTCGGACATGACTTCGGTGCCGCGGTGGCGTTCCAGTACGCCAGCCAGTTCCCCGACGACACCGTCCGGCTCGGCTACTTCGACCTGCCGTTACCGGGGCCAGCGATCGACGCGACCACCTACCGCACTTTGAGCTGGCACATCGCCTTCCATTCCCAGCACCGGCTCCCCGAGGCGGTCGTGAGTGACGACGTGCGCGATTACCTGGCATTGTTCTATCCCCAGGTCTCCTTCGGAGGAACGGCGTTCGGCGGGGAGTCGGACCGTTCCCCGTTCACCGACGCCGAGATCGACGAATACGCCCGCACCTACAGCAGGCCCGAGGTCCTGTCGGGTGGCTTCGAGCTCTACCGCGCCCTCGACAAGGATGTCGACGACACCATCGCAGCGGCACCGGTCCGGGTCCCGACCCTGCTGCTGACCGCCCAGGGACAACTCGACGCGGTCCAGGCCACGGTGGCCCCACGGATGACCAACATCGTGCGGGCGGTGGACGTGCCGCGCGCGGGACATTGGCTCGTCGAGGAGAATCCCGAGTTCGTCACCACAGAGCTGCTGCGTTTCCTCGAAGGGTGA
- a CDS encoding SAM-dependent methyltransferase: MHTTDAVTFWDDVHASRPATTGPRPNVRLTEIVTGLPPGDALDLGCGNGGDALWLAGQGWHVTAVDISTVAVERLTALAASGDLADRVTAVRCDLGESFPAGEFDLICAHYLHTPFDLDRATVLRSAAHALRTGGRLLVVDHGSTAPWSWNQDPDVRFPSPQEVAEDIGLDWTKWTIERAEAPRRIATGPNGHTAEVIDHVLLIRRTV, encoded by the coding sequence ATGCACACCACCGATGCGGTCACCTTCTGGGACGACGTCCACGCGTCCCGGCCGGCGACCACCGGCCCACGGCCGAACGTCCGACTCACCGAGATCGTCACCGGCCTGCCGCCCGGCGACGCGTTGGACCTCGGCTGCGGTAACGGCGGTGATGCGCTGTGGCTCGCCGGTCAGGGCTGGCACGTCACCGCCGTCGACATCTCGACCGTGGCTGTCGAGCGGCTCACCGCCCTCGCCGCATCAGGTGACCTCGCCGACCGTGTCACCGCCGTACGGTGCGACCTGGGGGAGAGCTTCCCTGCCGGCGAGTTCGACCTGATCTGCGCCCATTACCTGCACACCCCCTTCGACCTGGACCGGGCGACCGTCCTGCGCTCGGCCGCGCACGCGTTGCGCACGGGCGGTCGGCTGCTGGTCGTCGACCACGGCTCGACGGCGCCGTGGTCGTGGAACCAGGATCCCGACGTCCGGTTCCCGAGCCCGCAGGAGGTCGCCGAGGACATCGGCCTGGACTGGACGAAGTGGACGATCGAACGAGCCGAGGCACCCCGCAGGATCGCGACAGGACCGAACGGCCACACCGCCGAGGTCATCGACCACGTCCTCCTCATCCGCCGCACCGTCTGA
- a CDS encoding helix-turn-helix domain-containing protein yields MDRDTNDVLAAVGPRLRALRRHRGITLAELATATGVSESTLSRLESGQRRATLELLLPLARVYNVPLDDLVGAPRTGDPRVHLTPIHRFGMTFVPLSRRPGGVQAFKMIIPARPEPAEPTPQTHDGFEWLYVLNGRLRLVLGERDLTLQPGEAAEFDTSLPHWLGSADGGVVELLILFDPQGVRTHIHTAPHRPPHGESRR; encoded by the coding sequence GTGGATCGCGACACGAACGACGTGCTTGCCGCGGTGGGGCCGCGACTTCGCGCGCTGCGTCGGCACCGTGGCATCACCCTCGCCGAGCTCGCGACGGCGACCGGGGTGTCGGAGAGTACGCTGTCTCGGCTGGAGAGCGGACAGCGCCGCGCGACCCTGGAGTTGCTGCTCCCGCTCGCCCGCGTCTACAACGTTCCACTGGACGACCTCGTCGGCGCGCCGCGCACCGGCGACCCTCGCGTCCACCTCACGCCGATCCACCGGTTCGGGATGACCTTCGTGCCGCTGTCCCGGCGACCCGGCGGGGTACAGGCGTTCAAGATGATCATTCCGGCCCGGCCCGAACCCGCCGAGCCGACCCCGCAGACCCACGACGGCTTCGAATGGTTGTACGTCCTCAACGGACGCCTACGACTGGTCCTCGGAGAACGCGACCTGACATTGCAACCCGGCGAGGCAGCCGAGTTCGACACGTCCTTGCCGCACTGGCTGGGCAGCGCCGACGGCGGCGTGGTCGAGTTACTCATCCTGTTCGACCCCCAAGGGGTACGCACACACATCCACACCGCTCCACACCGACCGCCTCACGGCGAAAGTCGACGGTAG
- a CDS encoding DUF421 domain-containing protein, translated as MDIVLRVLAIYLILVVLFRTMGKRTMAQVTTVDLVLLLVISEATQQAMLGDDYSITTSALAIITLMFVDWMADLLKFKSTKFSRLIEGAPIVLVEHGKPLETRMRKEHININDVLLAARKQQGLLHLTQIEYAILESSGDISIIPASDAAKQEHVDRTTSAPDG; from the coding sequence GTGGACATCGTCCTGCGGGTCTTGGCCATCTATCTCATCCTCGTGGTCCTGTTCCGGACGATGGGTAAACGCACCATGGCGCAGGTGACCACGGTCGACCTGGTGTTGCTGTTGGTCATCAGCGAGGCGACCCAGCAGGCGATGCTCGGTGACGACTACTCGATCACCACGTCCGCTCTGGCGATCATCACGCTCATGTTCGTGGACTGGATGGCCGACCTGTTGAAGTTCAAGTCCACGAAGTTCAGTCGTCTGATCGAGGGGGCGCCGATCGTGCTGGTGGAGCACGGTAAGCCTTTGGAGACCCGGATGAGGAAGGAACACATCAACATCAACGATGTGTTGTTGGCCGCCCGAAAACAGCAAGGTCTGCTGCATCTGACACAGATCGAGTACGCCATTTTGGAAAGCTCGGGCGATATCAGCATCATCCCCGCCTCCGATGCCGCGAAACAGGAGCACGTCGACCGGACGACGTCCGCTCCCGACGGTTGA
- a CDS encoding GmrSD restriction endonuclease domain-containing protein, whose product MASTLYRDTGFTLMHLVEDIKEGRLALPDIQRPFVWPTAKARDLFDSMYRGYPVGTLMFWQTDADPGSTRQIGTGAVERVPQLLVVDGQQRLTSLYAVLTGEPVLTKSYESKRIRIGFRPEDETFVVTDAAIENDPEFIPDITKLWEQGYKGVIRRFMDRLEELSGGSLSDSDRERLEERIDKVRSLREFRFQVIELDADEEQVAEIFVRINSEGVQLNQSDFILTLMSVHWEKGRRELEAFCRAAVEAGPSDLSPRNPYLEKPSPDQLLRVGVALAFRRARLQHVYSILRGKDLDTGKVSAELRERQFEKLEQAQQLVLDLDNWHEFLECLRFAGFRNRKMITSDATIVYSYALWLIGKHDFNLDTKTLRRVIGRWFFMTHTTGRYTNSPESQFEFDLGRIADLKPGDGDAYVAELDRVVRANFTNDYWTISLPNRLDTSSSRSPVWFAYLAALNLLDAELLFGGGKVKDSIDAAMTRSRSIERSNLFPKRYLAGHGVTSARQINAIGNMALIDWSSDPASSEADPAQYWPILSARLGGERLKDHMRWHALPVGWEQLDYPEFLEKRRSLIAAVVREAFERLWDGQPANHSLSIEELIRSPESQNLEFKTTVCRNMRTGEVDRARSHVVVKTVCGFLNAEGGSLVIGVGENDAGNEVIGVEGDMATLGKSKANQDGYEMYLRQVLDANLSVPTVSTVKIRFHQVRGRTLCELAVAQSGRPVFAKPPKHQGSSKATDFWVRVGNATKQLHGDDMVRYQEDHWGQ is encoded by the coding sequence ATGGCGTCGACGCTTTACCGGGACACCGGTTTCACGCTGATGCACCTTGTTGAGGACATCAAAGAAGGACGACTGGCCCTGCCGGATATACAGCGGCCGTTCGTCTGGCCGACAGCCAAGGCACGGGATCTGTTCGACTCCATGTATCGCGGCTATCCGGTCGGCACGTTGATGTTCTGGCAGACGGACGCAGACCCCGGCAGTACTCGTCAGATCGGCACCGGAGCCGTCGAACGTGTTCCGCAACTGCTCGTCGTGGACGGACAGCAGCGGCTCACCTCACTGTACGCCGTGCTGACCGGTGAGCCGGTGCTCACGAAGTCCTATGAGAGCAAACGGATTCGCATCGGCTTCCGTCCCGAGGACGAGACCTTTGTGGTCACCGACGCGGCTATCGAGAACGACCCGGAATTCATCCCGGACATCACCAAGCTCTGGGAACAGGGTTACAAGGGCGTCATCCGTCGGTTCATGGACCGTCTCGAGGAACTGAGCGGCGGGTCGTTGAGCGACAGTGATCGCGAGAGGCTGGAGGAACGGATCGACAAGGTCCGGAGCCTGCGGGAATTCCGTTTCCAGGTCATCGAGCTCGACGCCGATGAAGAGCAGGTGGCCGAGATATTCGTGAGAATAAACTCGGAAGGCGTTCAGCTGAACCAGTCCGACTTCATCCTCACCTTGATGTCGGTGCACTGGGAGAAGGGGCGGCGGGAACTGGAGGCGTTCTGCCGTGCCGCGGTCGAGGCGGGCCCATCCGACCTCAGCCCGCGTAATCCGTATCTGGAAAAACCCAGTCCGGACCAACTGCTGCGGGTCGGGGTGGCCTTGGCGTTCCGCCGGGCCCGGCTGCAACACGTCTACAGCATTCTGCGGGGGAAGGATCTCGACACAGGCAAGGTCAGTGCCGAACTCCGGGAACGTCAGTTCGAGAAGTTGGAGCAGGCTCAGCAGCTCGTGCTCGACCTCGACAACTGGCACGAATTCCTCGAGTGCCTGCGGTTCGCGGGTTTCCGTAACCGCAAGATGATCACTTCTGATGCCACGATCGTGTACAGCTACGCGTTGTGGCTCATAGGCAAGCACGATTTCAACCTCGACACCAAGACATTGCGCCGGGTGATCGGCCGATGGTTCTTCATGACCCATACCACGGGCCGGTACACGAACTCCCCGGAGTCGCAATTCGAGTTCGACCTCGGCCGTATCGCGGATCTGAAGCCCGGTGACGGCGACGCCTATGTCGCCGAACTCGACCGGGTGGTGAGGGCGAACTTCACCAACGACTACTGGACGATCTCGTTGCCGAACCGACTGGACACGTCGTCGTCACGATCCCCGGTGTGGTTCGCCTATCTCGCGGCGCTGAACCTGCTTGACGCGGAATTGCTGTTCGGCGGTGGGAAGGTGAAGGACTCCATCGACGCCGCGATGACCCGGTCACGGTCGATCGAGCGGTCGAACCTCTTCCCCAAGAGGTACCTCGCTGGACACGGCGTCACCAGCGCACGGCAGATCAACGCCATCGGCAACATGGCACTGATCGACTGGAGCTCCGACCCGGCCTCGAGTGAGGCCGACCCCGCTCAGTATTGGCCGATCCTGTCGGCTCGGTTGGGCGGCGAACGGTTGAAGGATCATATGCGTTGGCACGCGTTGCCTGTCGGCTGGGAACAGCTCGACTACCCCGAATTCCTCGAAAAACGCCGGTCACTCATCGCCGCTGTGGTCCGCGAGGCGTTCGAGCGGCTGTGGGACGGGCAGCCGGCGAACCATTCTCTTTCCATCGAGGAGCTCATCCGTTCCCCGGAGTCCCAGAACCTGGAATTCAAGACGACTGTGTGTCGGAACATGCGTACCGGGGAAGTCGATCGGGCGAGGTCGCATGTCGTAGTCAAAACCGTGTGCGGATTCCTCAACGCCGAAGGCGGATCGTTGGTTATCGGGGTCGGCGAGAACGATGCCGGCAACGAAGTCATCGGGGTCGAGGGCGACATGGCGACACTCGGAAAGTCCAAGGCCAACCAAGACGGCTACGAGATGTACCTGCGGCAAGTGCTGGATGCGAATCTCTCGGTCCCCACTGTGTCGACCGTGAAGATCCGTTTCCATCAGGTGCGGGGTCGCACCCTCTGTGAGCTCGCGGTGGCGCAGTCGGGTAGGCCGGTTTTCGCCAAGCCACCGAAGCACCAGGGTTCCTCGAAGGCGACGGACTTCTGGGTGCGCGTCGGTAACGCGACGAAACAGCTCCACGGGGATGACATGGTGCGTTATCAGGAAGATCACTGGGGGCAGTGA
- the asnB gene encoding asparagine synthase (glutamine-hydrolyzing), protein MIAISGIVAAYGPFDPLEGMRMLDRLTHRGPDGQGTQALDHAWLGHRRLAVVDLEGGAQPLRDPNGRYWLVGDGEIYNYERLRHELEARGHTFRTRTDQESALHLLEDEGTEALSRLWGMFAFAGATVDGRFFAARDTMGLAPLYWARQDGTVVFSSELKAFDPHRRPDVELFPPGHVWSPQDGLTEFRPLPEVEPIAPTVANHEDPEPPEEVFATIRDRLIHAVERYTEADVPVGALLSGGLDSSIVTAIAARHAQRKGRKFRTFAAGLVDSDDVLAAREVAEALGTEHSERLYTNDELIDWMPEVIRVIESFDPQLLHSSVPNLLVSKRAARDVKVVLLGEGADELFAGYGYYGEISGEAELHETLLSAIRDLHMGGLQRVDRVAGATGLEPRTPFLDLDVVELGLSLPARWKLSSGSRPEKWLLRKAFDGWLPESVLWRPKAQFGQGTGSRDVLGEYYASTVSKEEFENERYVLDPPLHSREELAYFRMFQRELKGVDPQRLVGRFEGW, encoded by the coding sequence GTGATCGCCATTTCCGGCATCGTCGCCGCATACGGCCCCTTCGACCCGCTCGAAGGGATGCGCATGCTCGATCGACTGACCCATCGAGGCCCCGACGGTCAGGGCACCCAGGCTCTGGACCACGCCTGGCTCGGCCATCGCAGGCTCGCCGTCGTGGACCTGGAAGGCGGGGCCCAGCCCCTGCGGGACCCGAACGGCCGATACTGGCTCGTCGGCGACGGGGAGATCTACAACTACGAGCGACTCCGCCACGAACTGGAAGCGCGGGGTCACACGTTCCGCACCCGCACGGACCAGGAGAGTGCACTGCACCTGCTGGAGGACGAGGGGACGGAGGCGCTGTCCCGGTTGTGGGGGATGTTCGCGTTCGCCGGTGCCACCGTCGACGGACGGTTCTTCGCCGCACGCGACACCATGGGACTCGCCCCCCTGTACTGGGCGAGGCAGGACGGCACCGTGGTGTTCAGCAGTGAGCTCAAGGCGTTCGACCCGCACCGGCGGCCGGACGTCGAGCTCTTCCCACCGGGGCACGTCTGGAGTCCTCAGGACGGGTTGACGGAGTTCCGGCCACTTCCCGAGGTGGAACCCATCGCACCCACCGTGGCGAACCACGAGGACCCGGAGCCGCCCGAGGAGGTGTTCGCGACCATCCGCGACCGGCTCATCCATGCGGTGGAACGGTACACGGAAGCGGACGTCCCGGTGGGTGCCCTGCTGTCGGGCGGTCTCGACTCCAGCATCGTCACCGCGATCGCGGCCCGGCACGCGCAGAGGAAGGGACGCAAGTTCCGCACGTTCGCCGCCGGCCTCGTCGACAGCGACGACGTGCTCGCCGCGCGCGAGGTCGCCGAGGCGTTGGGCACCGAACATTCGGAACGGCTCTACACGAACGACGAACTCATCGACTGGATGCCCGAAGTCATCAGGGTGATCGAGTCGTTCGACCCCCAGTTGCTGCACAGTTCCGTACCGAACCTGCTGGTGTCCAAACGGGCGGCGCGGGACGTGAAGGTGGTGCTGCTCGGGGAGGGCGCCGACGAACTCTTCGCGGGCTACGGCTACTACGGCGAGATCAGCGGCGAGGCGGAACTGCACGAGACCTTGCTCTCGGCCATCCGGGACCTGCACATGGGAGGGCTGCAACGCGTCGACAGGGTGGCGGGCGCCACCGGTCTCGAACCCAGGACGCCGTTCCTCGACCTCGACGTGGTGGAGTTGGGGCTGAGCCTGCCCGCGCGGTGGAAACTGTCCAGCGGGAGCCGCCCGGAGAAGTGGTTGCTGCGCAAGGCGTTCGACGGCTGGTTGCCCGAGAGCGTGCTGTGGCGGCCGAAGGCCCAGTTCGGTCAGGGGACCGGCTCCCGGGACGTGCTGGGCGAGTACTACGCCTCGACGGTGTCGAAGGAGGAGTTCGAGAACGAACGCTACGTCCTGGACCCGCCGTTGCACTCCCGGGAGGAACTCGCCTACTTCCGCATGTTCCAGCGGGAGTTGAAAGGTGTCGACCCGCAGCGTCTGGTGGGGCGTTTCGAAGGTTGGTGA
- a CDS encoding TetR/AcrR family transcriptional regulator encodes MTQQLGTPRRRDAVSNRAAILRAAAAAFSERGRAVDVREIARCAGVGMGTLYRHFPSKDALIETLLTESYARWVDQARRSARARASAWEALESFITDALTFQRRDRAVLENLAAATTDATGVSVCQRLLRPLVEELVTAAHTEGALRPGVRADDVLAVLAALGRLVELDTSAEAVRRCLQIVLSGLRNGGELTP; translated from the coding sequence ATGACCCAGCAGCTCGGCACTCCCCGGCGGCGCGACGCGGTGAGCAACCGCGCCGCCATTCTGCGAGCCGCCGCCGCGGCGTTCTCCGAACGCGGCCGGGCCGTGGACGTCAGGGAGATCGCGCGCTGCGCGGGCGTGGGCATGGGCACGCTCTACCGGCATTTCCCGTCGAAGGACGCGCTGATCGAGACCTTGCTCACCGAAAGCTACGCCCGGTGGGTCGACCAGGCACGCCGGTCCGCCCGCGCCCGCGCGTCGGCGTGGGAGGCCCTGGAAAGCTTCATCACCGACGCGCTCACCTTCCAACGGCGCGACCGCGCCGTGTTGGAGAACCTCGCGGCGGCCACCACCGACGCCACCGGAGTGTCGGTGTGCCAACGGCTGCTGCGCCCCCTCGTCGAGGAACTCGTCACCGCCGCCCACACCGAAGGGGCGCTGCGGCCGGGCGTTCGCGCCGACGACGTCCTCGCGGTGCTGGCCGCACTCGGACGCCTCGTGGAGCTGGACACCTCCGCCGAGGCGGTGCGCCGATGCCTGCAGATCGTCCTGTCGGGCCTGCGCAACGGTGGCGAGCTGACGCCCTGA
- a CDS encoding LLM class flavin-dependent oxidoreductase: protein MTVKYSILDLAVIGRGETPKQALEASVALAQRAEETGYHRVWYAEHHNFSSIASSATSVVIAHVAAHTSTIRLGAGGIMLPNHSPLVIAEQFGTLATLHPGRIDLGLGRAPGTDQNTLRALRRDPTSADAFPHDVRELQGYLRGESLIPGVDAIPGKGTNVPLYILGSSLFGAQLAAALGLPYAFASHFAPDALRQAVALYREQFRPSEQLQEPYVIAGVNVIAADDEDDAQEQYLTMKRQRVNLLLGRRGHRFTDEEADQILASPHGAHIHNMIKYTAVGTPEKAKAFLDDFAVHADADELITAHQSPTVKQRLRSVELLAQVAGLMS, encoded by the coding sequence GTGACCGTCAAGTACTCCATCCTCGATCTCGCCGTGATCGGTCGGGGTGAGACACCGAAGCAGGCCCTGGAGGCGAGTGTCGCGCTGGCACAGCGTGCCGAGGAGACCGGGTACCACCGCGTCTGGTACGCCGAGCACCACAACTTCTCCTCGATCGCCTCCTCGGCCACCAGCGTGGTCATCGCCCACGTCGCCGCGCACACCAGCACCATCAGGCTCGGCGCGGGCGGCATCATGCTGCCCAACCACTCCCCGCTGGTCATCGCCGAGCAGTTCGGCACCCTGGCGACCCTGCACCCCGGACGCATCGACCTCGGACTCGGCCGCGCGCCGGGCACCGACCAGAACACGCTGCGGGCGCTGCGCCGCGACCCCACCTCGGCGGACGCGTTCCCGCACGACGTGCGGGAACTCCAGGGCTACCTCCGGGGCGAGAGCCTCATCCCCGGAGTCGACGCCATCCCCGGCAAGGGCACCAACGTGCCGCTGTACATCCTCGGCTCGTCGCTGTTCGGCGCGCAGCTCGCCGCCGCCCTCGGACTGCCGTACGCGTTCGCGTCGCACTTCGCGCCCGACGCGCTGCGGCAGGCCGTCGCGTTGTACCGCGAACAGTTCCGGCCGTCGGAGCAGCTGCAGGAGCCCTACGTCATCGCGGGCGTCAACGTGATCGCCGCCGACGACGAGGACGACGCGCAGGAGCAGTACCTCACGATGAAGCGCCAGCGCGTGAACCTGCTGTTGGGTCGCCGAGGCCACAGGTTCACCGACGAGGAGGCCGACCAGATCCTCGCCTCGCCCCACGGCGCGCACATCCACAACATGATCAAGTACACGGCTGTGGGCACGCCCGAGAAGGCCAAGGCCTTCCTCGACGACTTCGCCGTCCACGCCGACGCCGACGAACTCATCACGGCCCACCAGTCGCCCACCGTCAAGCAGCGACTCCGCTCCGTGGAACTTCTGGCGCAGGTCGCGGGTCTGATGTCGTGA
- a CDS encoding YdcF family protein, whose protein sequence is MTRRALATLPHRVYDDALTLWDYHVLRHAPRRSDVGIGLGSHDLGVAEHAATLFHEGRFELLVFTGATTATTARLFPRGEAAHYRERALELGVPDDAVLVEPHARNTGENIRFTRRLLADSGITVRTATLVCKPYHQRRAYATTRKQWPELDVHCSAERITLDEYMDAIGDADRVVHMLVGETQRILVYARRGFTIAQEVPAEVDAAYRRLVSAGYVSRLVQEGL, encoded by the coding sequence ATGACACGACGGGCCCTGGCCACGCTGCCTCACCGGGTGTACGACGACGCGCTCACGCTGTGGGACTACCACGTGCTGCGACACGCACCGCGACGTAGCGACGTGGGCATCGGCCTGGGCAGCCACGACCTGGGCGTGGCCGAACACGCCGCCACGCTGTTCCACGAGGGCCGTTTCGAACTCCTGGTGTTCACAGGGGCCACCACAGCCACCACGGCCCGACTCTTCCCCCGGGGTGAGGCCGCGCACTACCGCGAACGGGCGTTGGAACTGGGGGTCCCCGACGACGCGGTGCTGGTCGAACCGCACGCCCGCAACACCGGCGAGAACATCCGGTTCACCCGACGGCTACTGGCCGACTCGGGGATCACGGTGCGTACGGCGACGTTGGTGTGCAAGCCGTATCACCAGCGGAGGGCCTACGCCACCACGCGCAAGCAGTGGCCGGAGCTGGACGTCCACTGCTCGGCGGAGCGGATCACGCTGGATGAGTACATGGACGCTATCGGTGACGCCGATCGGGTCGTCCACATGCTCGTCGGGGAGACCCAGCGCATCCTCGTCTACGCCCGGCGCGGATTCACGATCGCCCAGGAAGTCCCCGCGGAGGTCGACGCCGCCTATCGGCGGTTGGTGAGCGCGGGATACGTGTCCCGTCTGGTGCAAGAGGGGCTGTGA
- a CDS encoding MerR family transcriptional regulator yields MRIGAVSARTGLSLRTIRYYEEVGLVTPSARSQGGFRLYTEPDVARLNLIRRMKPLGFQLDEMRELLGLLYPEPRADDEPAVLEEHELRRLREFTEKAERRCLELRATLDTAEEFAALLRDRLARHTERARKT; encoded by the coding sequence ATGCGCATCGGTGCAGTTTCGGCGCGGACCGGACTGTCCCTGCGTACCATCCGCTACTACGAGGAAGTCGGACTGGTGACTCCCAGCGCCCGCAGCCAAGGCGGCTTCCGGCTCTACACCGAGCCCGATGTGGCGCGCCTCAACCTCATTCGGCGCATGAAGCCGCTCGGGTTCCAGCTCGATGAGATGCGGGAGCTGCTAGGCCTGCTGTACCCGGAGCCCCGGGCCGACGACGAACCCGCGGTGCTGGAGGAGCACGAGCTGCGCAGACTACGGGAGTTCACGGAGAAGGCGGAGCGCCGCTGCCTCGAACTGCGCGCCACACTCGACACGGCCGAGGAGTTCGCCGCGCTACTCCGGGACCGACTCGCCCGGCACACGGAGCGCGCCCGCAAGACCTGA
- a CDS encoding ADP-ribosylglycohydrolase family protein, which translates to MTETTETIETTDSSRLDKARGLLFGLALGDCLGAPFEGRTDATHADIVTAENAAGPLVHTDDTALALVLARHLAHRRATRGDGRGGYIDRDVLAREFARTWEAEPWRGYGGGVTKTFQLIVSGTPWPEASRAVFPEGSFGNGGAMRVAPVALVGGDVDRVVELARRSTEVTHAHADALHGAVCQAVAAYHALHLDRAESVRARAFVEPLREVLPSPLWRERLDRVVELSEQHADPGQAAVALGNDVSALASVPLALLSFLRNAGRPEEVIRFAILAGGDTDTVAAMAGALAGAHRGFAALSPHVVDRLEAAGSLHHYAGLLV; encoded by the coding sequence ATGACCGAGACGACCGAGACGATCGAGACGACCGACTCGTCCCGCCTCGACAAGGCCCGTGGCCTGCTGTTCGGCCTGGCCCTCGGCGACTGCCTCGGCGCGCCGTTCGAAGGCAGGACCGACGCGACCCACGCCGACATCGTGACCGCGGAGAACGCCGCCGGACCCCTGGTCCACACCGATGACACGGCGCTGGCGCTCGTCCTGGCCCGGCATCTGGCGCACCGGCGTGCGACCCGGGGGGACGGACGGGGTGGATACATCGACCGTGACGTGCTCGCCCGGGAGTTCGCCCGAACCTGGGAGGCCGAACCCTGGCGCGGCTACGGCGGCGGGGTGACCAAGACGTTCCAGCTCATCGTGTCCGGCACGCCGTGGCCGGAGGCCAGCCGGGCCGTGTTCCCTGAAGGCTCGTTCGGCAACGGCGGCGCGATGCGGGTGGCCCCGGTCGCACTCGTCGGCGGTGATGTGGACCGGGTCGTGGAACTTGCGCGCCGCAGCACCGAGGTGACCCACGCCCACGCCGACGCACTGCACGGCGCGGTGTGCCAGGCCGTGGCGGCCTATCACGCCCTCCACCTGGACCGCGCCGAGTCCGTGCGAGCGCGCGCTTTCGTGGAACCGTTGCGGGAAGTCCTGCCCTCACCGCTGTGGCGCGAGAGGCTGGACCGGGTGGTCGAGCTCTCCGAGCAGCACGCCGACCCCGGGCAGGCGGCCGTGGCGCTCGGCAACGACGTCTCGGCCCTGGCGTCCGTCCCGCTGGCGCTGTTGTCCTTCCTGCGCAACGCCGGTCGGCCCGAGGAGGTCATCCGGTTCGCCATCCTGGCGGGCGGGGACACCGACACCGTGGCCGCGATGGCCGGCGCGCTCGCGGGCGCCCATCGCGGGTTCGCCGCGCTCTCCCCTCATGTGGTCGACCGACTCGAAGCGGCCGGATCACTGCACCACTACGCCGGTCTGCTGGTCTGA